The Litoribacterium kuwaitense genome contains the following window.
GAAGAGGTTGATCGCGACGGTGCGATCCGATTGATCGAAGCTGCTCAAGCCATGCCAATACAAAAATTTGTGATGCTGAGCTCGGTTGGCGCTGACAAACCCGAAAAAATGCCGGAGGAAATAAGGCATTACATGGACGCAAAGCATGACGCGGATGAGATGCTTGTCGAGAGTGGGCTCGACTATACAATCGTTCGTCCTGGCCGCTTGTCTCACGAACCAGGGCAAGGAATGATACGAGCGAATAAAAAATTGACTAATTATGAAGGGAGCGTGTCGCGAGAAGATGTCGCTCTTGCCCTCGTCGAGTCATTAAACACGCCGCTAACGAGCCATTTGATTTTTGAAATGCTAGACGGTGACACACCCGTCAAAGAAGCAATAACGACGGTATAAAACATGTACTTTGTTTGCAAACGGCTAGCGCATAGTCGTCTCAGAGTGTAGCAAAGTCTAAAAAACCTTTGTTTACACTCTTTTTTTTGAGCTAATCTACATCTCTCCAATCATTTTCAGCCGGTCTCCATCTTTTCGCGATGGTCAAAATCGAGTAGTAAGAGTACAAAGCGCTATGAGATTATGATATTCTAT
Protein-coding sequences here:
- a CDS encoding SDR family oxidoreductase codes for the protein MRVLVAGSHGHTGQLVLQKLQEKGHGAFGMIRDEEQIDTINELGATAVVADLEDDVSSAVVSMDAIIFAAGSGSHTGKDKTEEVDRDGAIRLIEAAQAMPIQKFVMLSSVGADKPEKMPEEIRHYMDAKHDADEMLVESGLDYTIVRPGRLSHEPGQGMIRANKKLTNYEGSVSREDVALALVESLNTPLTSHLIFEMLDGDTPVKEAITTV